One window of Catonella massiliensis genomic DNA carries:
- the thiI gene encoding tRNA uracil 4-sulfurtransferase ThiI — MFEYRAFLIKYAEIGVKGKNRYLFEDALVGQIANALKKIEGDYKVYKQPGRVFVEAGKGSIDYEGALDALKRVMGVLHICPIYIVDSTDLDKAYEEVVNYIGECYPTESFTFKVMAKRSNKKMPKTSPEISADIGGLILDKYGDRLTVDVKNPDKFITIELRDKAYIYSETIKGEGGLPIGTAGKAMCLLSGGIDSPVAAYMMARRGVKVEAVYFHAPPYTSERAKQKVVDLARLTARYAGSIKLYVVNFTDIQLAIYEKCPHDELTIIMRRYMMKIAEDLALKDECFGLVTGESIGQVASQTMQSLLSTNAVCSLPVYRPVICFDKQDIINISQRIGTFETSILPFEDCCTIFVAEHPVTKPLLSKIEKDEKKLDDVIEELYKKTMESIEVINCEPMEVE, encoded by the coding sequence ATGTTTGAATATAGAGCTTTTTTGATAAAGTATGCAGAAATCGGAGTAAAGGGTAAGAACCGTTATTTATTTGAGGATGCCCTTGTAGGACAGATTGCGAATGCCTTAAAGAAAATAGAGGGTGACTACAAGGTATATAAGCAGCCTGGCAGAGTCTTTGTAGAGGCCGGAAAGGGAAGCATTGACTATGAGGGTGCTCTTGATGCCTTAAAGAGGGTAATGGGAGTACTTCACATCTGTCCTATCTACATAGTGGATTCGACAGACCTTGATAAGGCTTATGAAGAAGTGGTTAATTATATTGGAGAATGTTATCCTACGGAGAGCTTTACCTTTAAGGTAATGGCAAAGAGAAGCAATAAGAAAATGCCAAAGACTTCTCCGGAAATATCTGCTGATATTGGAGGACTCATCCTTGATAAGTACGGAGACAGGCTTACTGTGGATGTGAAGAATCCTGATAAGTTCATCACAATAGAGCTTAGGGATAAGGCATATATTTACTCTGAGACGATAAAGGGTGAGGGAGGTCTGCCTATTGGCACAGCAGGTAAGGCTATGTGCCTGCTTTCGGGAGGAATTGACAGCCCTGTTGCAGCTTACATGATGGCTAGAAGAGGAGTTAAGGTAGAGGCTGTGTATTTCCATGCACCACCTTACACAAGTGAGAGGGCTAAGCAAAAAGTAGTTGACCTTGCAAGGCTTACAGCCAGATATGCAGGAAGCATCAAGCTCTATGTGGTTAATTTTACCGATATTCAGCTTGCCATTTATGAGAAATGCCCTCATGATGAACTTACGATTATAATGAGAAGATATATGATGAAGATTGCTGAGGATTTAGCCTTAAAGGATGAGTGCTTCGGACTGGTAACAGGTGAGAGCATAGGTCAGGTGGCAAGTCAGACTATGCAGAGCCTTTTGTCTACCAATGCAGTATGCAGCCTACCTGTGTACCGCCCTGTAATCTGCTTTGACAAACAGGATATTATCAATATCTCTCAGAGAATAGGTACTTTTGAGACCTCAATTCTACCGTTTGAAGACTGCTGTACTATATTCGTGGCTGAGCATCCTGTAACCAAGCCTTTGCTTTCTAAGATTGAAAAGGATGAGAAAAAGCTGGATGATGTAATAGAGGAACTTTATAAAAAGACTATGGAGAGCATAGAAGTGATTAACTGTGAGCCTATGGAAGTTGAGTAG
- the prmA gene encoding 50S ribosomal protein L11 methyltransferase, with protein sequence MKWLKYRLETTTEATDLIIDMLAELGIYGVEVIDKVPLTEAEKKQMYVDILPESEPNDGSAELVFYLSDGAPDESSSAFYNSGTGIEDIAAFYSDELIEKIREGLEEVANFVDVGSGAIYISETDEADWANKWKDYFHTFRIGDNIVVTPTWEEPSDVREEDVVIKLDPGVAFGTGTHETTRLCVEALQKYVKRDSKILDVGCGSAILTIAALKLGAKWAYAVDIDPVAVKSAKENLEINDITEDMARLETGNLLEDEELCKELYKTQYDIVVANILAPVLVPLTPIITPALKEGGYYVCSGIVKELADDVIRAIQDAGLRLVSNTCDNDWVCLVARK encoded by the coding sequence ATGAAATGGCTTAAGTACAGACTCGAAACAACAACAGAGGCAACTGATTTGATTATAGATATGCTTGCGGAACTTGGCATATACGGGGTAGAAGTCATTGACAAGGTACCGCTTACAGAGGCTGAAAAGAAGCAGATGTATGTGGATATTCTTCCTGAAAGCGAGCCCAATGACGGAAGTGCGGAGCTTGTGTTTTATCTAAGCGACGGTGCTCCTGATGAGTCTTCATCCGCATTCTACAATAGTGGAACAGGCATTGAAGATATAGCAGCCTTTTATTCGGATGAGCTCATAGAAAAGATTAGAGAAGGGCTTGAAGAGGTTGCCAACTTTGTGGATGTGGGAAGCGGTGCAATCTACATTTCAGAAACGGACGAGGCAGACTGGGCAAATAAGTGGAAAGACTACTTCCATACATTTAGAATAGGAGACAACATAGTGGTTACTCCTACTTGGGAAGAACCATCAGATGTGAGAGAAGAGGATGTTGTCATAAAGCTGGATCCCGGAGTTGCCTTTGGTACGGGAACTCACGAAACCACTAGGCTTTGTGTGGAAGCACTGCAAAAATATGTAAAGAGGGATTCTAAGATTCTTGACGTAGGCTGTGGTAGTGCTATTCTTACCATAGCGGCGCTTAAGCTGGGAGCGAAATGGGCTTATGCTGTGGATATAGATCCTGTGGCAGTTAAGTCTGCAAAGGAAAATCTTGAGATAAACGATATTACAGAGGATATGGCAAGGCTTGAAACAGGAAACCTGCTTGAAGATGAAGAGCTTTGTAAAGAGCTTTACAAAACGCAGTATGACATAGTTGTAGCCAATATTCTTGCCCCTGTGCTTGTGCCTTTAACACCTATAATCACTCCTGCACTTAAAGAAGGCGGTTATTATGTCTGTTCAGGTATAGTAAAGGAGCTTGCAGATGATGTGATAAGAGCAATACAGGATGCGGGACTTAGACTTGTTTCCAATACCTGTGATAATGACTGGGTATGCTTAGTAGCGAGGAAGTAG
- the mtaB gene encoding tRNA (N(6)-L-threonylcarbamoyladenosine(37)-C(2))-methylthiotransferase MtaB, producing MKNNDILKSVAFLSLGCKVNAYETESIKEMFKNAGYEIRQFNEAADIYIVNTCTVTNIADRKSRQMLHRAKKLNPDAVVVAVGCYVQAPQSKLEDDDLVDILVGTRGKSSVLDLVEEYIRSNKERDFKHNVVKEGEENKDWSYDSGEVNAAGGKTRANLKIQDGCDQFCTYCIIPFVRGRIRSRDMESIIEETERLARAGYKEMVLTGIHIGSYGRDIDGESRMLELLTKLNEVEGDFRIRLGSVEPRLITEEFLEGLVKLKKVCPHFHLSLQSGSTTVLKRMNRHYSAEEYLASVNLLKKYYDRPGITTDIIVGFPGESDEEFEETAAFVKKVGFLKVHVFPYSKRDGTYAAKMSEQVAPEIKKKREDRLIAICEEVAKEYLESLNGDSERVLLEEEIKGREDYILGHTDRYIEVAVPKFMLKGREDADKEFIGVKELMASDASDKALSNMMIAKIL from the coding sequence GTGAAAAACAACGATATTTTAAAATCCGTAGCATTTTTGAGCCTTGGATGCAAGGTTAATGCCTATGAAACCGAGTCAATTAAAGAAATGTTCAAGAATGCGGGTTATGAAATTAGACAATTCAACGAAGCCGCTGATATATATATTGTAAATACCTGTACTGTTACCAATATCGCAGATAGAAAATCCAGACAGATGTTACACAGGGCAAAAAAGCTTAATCCTGATGCGGTAGTGGTTGCAGTAGGCTGTTATGTACAGGCACCTCAGTCTAAGCTTGAGGATGACGACTTAGTTGATATACTTGTGGGAACAAGGGGAAAGTCCTCGGTGCTTGACCTTGTTGAGGAATATATAAGAAGCAATAAAGAGCGTGATTTTAAGCATAATGTAGTTAAAGAAGGAGAAGAAAACAAGGACTGGTCTTATGACAGCGGTGAAGTAAATGCCGCGGGTGGCAAAACCAGGGCAAATCTAAAGATACAGGATGGCTGTGATCAATTCTGTACTTATTGTATCATTCCATTTGTGAGAGGCCGTATCAGAAGCAGGGATATGGAAAGTATCATCGAAGAGACTGAAAGACTGGCAAGGGCGGGCTATAAAGAGATGGTGCTTACCGGCATCCACATAGGCTCTTACGGCAGGGATATAGACGGAGAAAGCAGGATGCTGGAACTCCTTACTAAGCTAAATGAGGTAGAGGGTGATTTTAGAATACGCTTAGGTTCTGTGGAGCCTAGGCTTATCACAGAGGAGTTCTTAGAAGGTCTTGTTAAGCTTAAGAAGGTATGCCCTCATTTTCACCTATCGCTTCAAAGTGGGTCCACAACGGTGCTAAAGAGGATGAACAGGCATTACTCAGCGGAGGAATATCTTGCCTCAGTTAATCTTCTTAAAAAATACTATGACAGGCCGGGGATTACAACAGATATAATTGTTGGTTTCCCTGGAGAAAGTGATGAGGAATTTGAGGAAACTGCTGCCTTTGTGAAGAAAGTAGGCTTTCTCAAGGTACATGTCTTTCCTTATTCCAAGAGAGATGGCACCTATGCTGCTAAAATGAGTGAACAGGTTGCGCCTGAGATTAAAAAGAAAAGAGAAGACAGGCTCATAGCCATCTGTGAAGAAGTGGCAAAGGAGTATCTTGAGAGCTTAAATGGTGATTCTGAAAGAGTTTTACTTGAAGAAGAAATTAAAGGCAGGGAAGATTATATCTTAGGGCATACTGACAGATATATAGAGGTTGCTGTACCAAAGTTTATGTTAAAAGGCAGGGAAGATGCTGATAAGGAATTTATCGGGGTTAAGGAACTGATGGCGTCTGATGCTTCTGACAAGGCTCTTAGCAATATGATGATTGCAAAGATATTGTAA
- a CDS encoding methionine gamma-lyase family protein, protein MLKEQYREMGISEEVFDYCEKICQSLEDRFKRVDEIAEINQLKVLKAMQKNKVSDIHFAASSGYGYNDLGRDTLEGVYADVFHTEAALVRPAILCGTHALTVALFGNLRPGDEVLSPVGKPYDTLDGVIGITPTAGSLAEYGVTYAQVDLLPDFSFDYEGIKAAISDKTKLVTIQRSKGYAVRPTFSVEKIGELISFIKKIKPEIICMVDNCYGEFVEEFEPSDVGADMVVGSLIKNPGGGLAPIGGYIAGKEKYVDMASYRMSCPGLGKEIGASLGLNQALFQGLFMAPTVTAGAVKGAIFAANVYESLGFDVLPDSKEDRYDIIQAVSLKSGERLKAFCEGIQAAAPVDSFVTPEPWDMPGYNDQVIMAAGAFVQGSSIELSADGPMREPYAAYFQGGLTFNHAKFGIMMSLQKIFEKGLLESGVLRK, encoded by the coding sequence ATGTTAAAAGAACAATATCGGGAAATGGGAATCAGTGAAGAGGTATTTGACTACTGTGAAAAAATATGCCAAAGCCTTGAAGATAGATTTAAGAGGGTAGATGAAATTGCGGAAATAAACCAGCTTAAGGTACTTAAAGCCATGCAGAAGAATAAGGTTTCTGACATTCATTTTGCAGCAAGCAGCGGCTATGGCTACAATGACCTTGGAAGAGATACCCTGGAAGGAGTGTATGCTGATGTATTTCACACAGAGGCTGCCCTTGTACGACCGGCTATACTATGTGGAACACATGCCCTTACAGTTGCTCTCTTTGGCAATTTAAGGCCCGGAGATGAGGTGCTTTCTCCTGTAGGAAAACCCTATGATACTCTTGACGGAGTGATAGGAATAACTCCTACAGCCGGTTCTCTGGCTGAATATGGAGTAACCTATGCACAGGTTGATTTGTTACCTGATTTTTCTTTTGACTACGAGGGAATAAAGGCTGCAATAAGTGATAAGACAAAGCTTGTTACTATTCAACGTTCAAAAGGCTATGCAGTTAGACCTACATTTTCAGTTGAAAAAATAGGGGAGCTCATCAGCTTTATAAAGAAGATTAAGCCTGAGATTATCTGTATGGTTGATAACTGCTACGGAGAGTTTGTTGAAGAGTTTGAGCCATCTGATGTAGGTGCTGATATGGTTGTAGGCTCTCTTATCAAGAATCCCGGGGGAGGTCTTGCACCGATTGGAGGCTATATAGCAGGAAAAGAAAAGTATGTGGATATGGCGTCCTACCGTATGTCCTGCCCGGGGCTTGGGAAGGAGATAGGGGCTTCGCTAGGTCTTAATCAGGCGCTTTTCCAGGGGCTTTTTATGGCGCCTACAGTTACGGCAGGAGCTGTTAAGGGAGCGATATTTGCTGCAAATGTATATGAAAGCTTAGGATTTGATGTGCTACCGGATAGCAAAGAAGACAGATATGATATAATTCAGGCAGTTTCCCTTAAGTCAGGAGAACGACTTAAAGCCTTTTGTGAGGGAATTCAGGCGGCTGCACCTGTAGACAGCTTCGTAACTCCTGAGCCTTGGGATATGCCGGGATATAATGACCAGGTTATAATGGCTGCCGGTGCCTTTGTACAGGGCTCATCCATAGAACTCTCTGCTGACGGCCCCATGAGAGAGCCTTATGCGGCGTACTTTCAGGGAGGACTTACATTTAACCATGCCAAGTTTGGAATAATGATGAGTTTACAGAAAATATTTGAAAAAGGTCTGCTTGAATCAGGTGTTTTAAGAAAGTAA
- a CDS encoding 16S rRNA (uracil(1498)-N(3))-methyltransferase yields the protein MSNFFIDSGNIDGEAAYITGSDVNHIKNVLRMKEDDEIRLSAGNGLLYTAKISEFLPDRIVCKIVDCEGGKSELPAKIILFQGLPKKDKMELIIQKAVELGVSEIVPVMMKRTIVKLEDAKKELKKLERWRTISLTAAKQSGRIIVPEVSEFITFNEAVKRAENLEYNLIPYENEKGMDRARELVKEANGKKSIGIFIGPEGGISEDELELAVKMGAEPISLGNRILRTETAGLALISVLAFEIDI from the coding sequence ATGTCAAACTTTTTTATAGATAGCGGTAATATAGACGGCGAGGCTGCTTATATTACCGGAAGTGACGTTAATCACATTAAAAATGTACTGAGGATGAAGGAAGATGATGAAATAAGGCTTTCTGCGGGTAACGGTCTTCTTTACACTGCAAAAATCAGCGAGTTTCTACCTGATAGGATAGTATGTAAGATAGTTGACTGTGAGGGAGGCAAGTCTGAACTTCCTGCTAAAATCATCCTCTTTCAGGGGCTACCTAAGAAAGACAAGATGGAGCTTATCATTCAGAAGGCAGTAGAGCTTGGGGTTAGTGAGATAGTTCCGGTTATGATGAAGAGAACCATAGTAAAGCTTGAAGATGCTAAAAAGGAACTTAAAAAGCTTGAAAGATGGAGAACTATTTCACTTACCGCTGCAAAGCAGTCCGGTAGGATAATAGTCCCTGAAGTCTCAGAATTTATTACATTTAACGAGGCAGTTAAAAGGGCAGAGAATCTTGAATATAACCTAATTCCCTATGAAAATGAAAAAGGAATGGATAGGGCGAGGGAGCTCGTGAAAGAAGCAAATGGTAAGAAGAGTATAGGAATATTTATAGGACCTGAGGGTGGAATCTCTGAGGATGAGCTTGAACTTGCCGTAAAAATGGGAGCAGAGCCTATAAGCCTTGGTAACAGGATACTTAGAACCGAAACTGCAGGACTGGCCCTTATTTCAGTTCTTGCATTTGAGATAGATATATAG
- a CDS encoding HPr family phosphocarrier protein, with translation MKSVKISLNSIDKVKAFVNEVTKFDSDFDLVSGRYVIDAKSIMGIFSLDLSKPIDLNIHNDAQADTIVNALKPFIVE, from the coding sequence ATGAAGTCAGTTAAGATTTCTTTAAATTCCATCGATAAGGTAAAGGCATTTGTTAACGAGGTAACAAAGTTTGATTCAGATTTTGACCTCGTTTCAGGAAGATATGTAATTGATGCTAAGTCAATTATGGGTATTTTCAGTCTTGATCTCTCAAAGCCTATTGACCTTAATATCCACAATGATGCTCAGGCAGACACTATTGTGAATGCACTTAAGCCTTTCATCGTAGAATAA
- a CDS encoding cysteine desulfurase family protein: MECYLDNAATTRVLDSVIDIMNETMRTAYGNPSSKHIKGFEAERYVEEAREMIAKTLKAKKSEIIFTSCGTESNNQAIIMGAATRKRYGNKIVTTCFEHASVFQSVEVLAKEGYDITYLPVDKLGHIRDEDLIKSIDSETIMLSFMLVNNEIGALADAEHIIRLAREKNPDILIHIDAIQGYGKFEINTKKLGADFISVSGHKFHAPKGIGFLYVRDGVRITPYIHGGGQQKNLRSGTLNVPGIAAIGAAAKAVYEGHKEKMDKLYAIKEKFIRDLLTAFPDCTINGVDTEENLSENVRKTAPQIVSVSFRGVKAEVLLHALEEKGIYVSSGSACSSHHPDFSGTLKGIGLDDDLLDSTLRFSFGLFTEQEMTDYAIEALKELVPTLSKYRRR; encoded by the coding sequence ATGGAATGCTATTTAGATAATGCGGCAACCACAAGGGTGCTTGACAGTGTAATCGATATAATGAATGAAACTATGAGGACAGCATATGGAAATCCTTCATCTAAGCATATAAAAGGCTTTGAAGCAGAAAGATATGTGGAAGAAGCAAGGGAGATGATAGCAAAGACCTTGAAGGCTAAAAAAAGTGAGATTATCTTTACCTCCTGTGGTACTGAATCTAACAATCAGGCTATAATTATGGGGGCAGCGACCAGAAAACGCTATGGTAATAAGATAGTTACCACCTGCTTTGAGCATGCCTCTGTATTTCAGTCGGTAGAGGTGCTTGCAAAAGAGGGCTATGATATAACCTACCTCCCGGTAGATAAACTTGGTCACATAAGGGATGAAGACCTCATTAAGTCCATAGACTCTGAGACAATAATGCTCTCCTTTATGCTTGTAAATAATGAAATCGGTGCGCTTGCGGATGCAGAACATATAATAAGGCTTGCTAGAGAGAAAAATCCTGATATCTTGATTCATATAGATGCAATCCAAGGCTATGGGAAGTTTGAGATAAACACCAAAAAGCTGGGTGCAGACTTTATTTCAGTAAGCGGACACAAGTTTCATGCCCCAAAGGGGATAGGCTTTCTTTATGTGAGAGACGGAGTGCGTATTACACCTTATATACACGGGGGAGGGCAGCAGAAGAATCTCCGCTCAGGTACCTTGAATGTACCGGGAATTGCAGCTATAGGAGCTGCTGCTAAGGCCGTTTATGAGGGACATAAGGAAAAGATGGACAAGCTTTATGCCATCAAAGAGAAGTTTATAAGAGATTTACTCACAGCCTTTCCTGATTGCACTATAAATGGTGTAGATACTGAGGAGAATCTAAGTGAGAATGTGAGAAAGACAGCTCCACAGATAGTAAGTGTAAGCTTTAGAGGTGTAAAGGCGGAAGTTCTCCTACATGCACTTGAAGAAAAGGGGATTTATGTGTCTTCAGGCTCTGCCTGCTCCTCTCACCATCCTGATTTTAGCGGAACACTAAAGGGAATTGGGCTTGATGATGATTTGCTTGATTCTACACTTAGATTTAGCTTTGGGTTATTTACTGAGCAGGAAATGACTGATTATGCCATAGAGGCACTTAAAGAACTGGTGCCAACACTTTCAAAATACAGGAGAAGATAA